From Triticum aestivum cultivar Chinese Spring chromosome 7B, IWGSC CS RefSeq v2.1, whole genome shotgun sequence:
TTCTAACCTTTCCTGCTCCTCCAGGGCGTCCGCTGCGTcgacgtcgtcgtcgtcctcccggTCGTCGTCAGAGATAACGGCGGTGGAGCAGCTGGACATGGCGTGCGCGAAGGAAACAAAGTCGTTGCGGGTTGGTGAGGGGGAGGAGGAAGTGGGCCAGTTATCAGTGAAGGCTGTGGGCGGCGGAGACGAGTGGGAGGTGGAGTCAGCGATGGCGGCGCTGCGACGGGCGACGCGGGAAAGCGCGCCGAGGAGGCGGGCGCTATGCGTGCCGCAGCTGCTCGCTGCGCTCCGTCGCGTGCTGCTGTCCGCGCGTCACTCCGCCGCGGCGCGCGCCGACGCCACCGCTGCTCTGGCCAACCTCTCCCTCGAGCCTGAGAACAGGGTGCCCATCGTCCGCGCGGGCGCCGTGCCGGCGCTGGTCGAGGTTGCCAGCTTGGGTGCTGCAGCCCCGGAGGCGTGCGAGCACGCGGCAGGCGCTCTGTTCGGCCTGGCCCTGCACGAGGGCAACCGCGCCGCCATCGGCGTGCTCggcgccttgcctcctcttctggCACTCCTTACCGCCGGCGACCAGGCCCCGCGAGCGCGCCGCGATGCCGGGATGGCTCTGCTCCACCTCTCCCTCGCCGCCGTTAACCAGTCTAAGCTCGCGCGCGCCCCGGGCGCCGCCAAGAACCTGCTCTCCATCTCCTCCGATTCCAACGAGCCGTTGCCCATCCGCAGGCTGGCCCTCATGGTGATCTGCAACGTCGCCGCCTGCGCTGAGGGCCGGACAGCGCTCATGGACGCCGGCGCCGTGGCGACGTTCTCCGTCATCCTTTCCAACGACGCACACAGGTCGGAGCTTCAAGAATGCTGCGTCGCGGCATTGTACGACATGAGCAAGGGGAGCCCGCGGTTCCGTGGGCTTGCCAGAGCGGCCGGCGCCGACCGGCCGCTCATCCTCATCGCCGAGCAAGCGGACCCGGGCGTTCACAAGGACATGGCGCGGAAGGCTCTGCGAGCAATGCTGGGCCTGGGCGACATCAACGGCGGAGGTCTTCATGATTTCAGCAACAGCGAACGCAACGACGATGACAGCGGCACCATGGCGTCGTCcctgccggtccgccgccggcGCGCCGCGAGCTGGGGAGCTCCTCCTGCCTCGAAGCTGTCAAGTTCACACCACTGGCGATCAGTATGTATCGATTAGCTTTAGTTCTTGAGCTGGGTGTTGCTGTGTTGTCATCATTGCAGTGGATTCATGCAGTGCTCCATTTTACCTGCTTGGTCTGTAATTTTGAATGGATGTGAAATTAAAGACAATTGTGCAGTGGAATCTGGCGCATATGTTTGTGCTCCACTTTGTTTATATATATTTTTCCCTGAAAAGGCTTTAGATCTAGATCAAACCATCGGTACAGatatcctaataaaatataaagaaaATATACCTAGATCTCTAGGGCTGATCATCTTTTTTGCGGATAGAAGAAGATTATTCATGAACCCATCTATGCGTTGGATATACCTGCTCTACCCAGACAGGCGCATAAGTGGGAACCCCAAAGACAGGGTGCCTTCACATCAATATAGGTGATGCATATGTTTGTGCTCTACTTTGTTCATATGTTTATTTACAATAAAAGACTTAGATCTAGCTCAAATCAACAAATATCCCTAAAAAATGAGGAAAATATATCGAGATCTCTAGGGCTGATCATCATCTTTGCAGATACAAGTAGATTATTCACGATCTCATCTTTGTGTTAGATACACCTGCTCTGGCCTTGGTAAGCACGAGCGGACAAGTGCATAAGTGGGAACCCCGAGGCGGGGTGCTTTAAGATCATTGGAGATGTCGTATATGTTTATGCTCTACTTTGTTCATAAGTTTTTCATAAAAAGGCCTTTGGTCTAGATCAAACAAGTAGTATAGATATCCCTAAAAAGAATAAAGAAAACATATCAAGATCTTTAGGGCTAGTCATCTTCTTTGCAGATACAAGGAAGATTATTCATGAACTCATCTCTGGGTTGGATCTACCTATTCCAGCCTTTGGTGCGCATGCGTAGACATGTGCATAGTGGGAACCCTCCGAGGTGGGGTGCGTTAAGATCAATGGAGATGGCACAATCTGAGAAGTAGTTGAATGTGCGGCATCAGAGCATGTCCAACAGCAGCAAAAAAAATTAATGTCCTAAAAATGGTTTAGGTATGGATGGAGAAGGTTTTTTGGGCACCAACAAAATTTCTGCTTCTTTAACTGCCCTAAAACCGGTGCCCTAAAATTTGTCCTTCTTCACATAGCACACACATTTGAGCATATGCAATGTTATAAAATAATATCAAACTAGATGAATGGCCCATGCGTTGTTACCCTCATGTGTCATATACTACCATGTCCTAAAGTGAAAAAAATATGTCGCATCGCTTTGTGCCGTCGAGGATGGTTTTTTCCGCAAACTTAGGCACACCCACACACCGGATTCATTTAGTTGCACCCTTAACTTTGAATTGCATCGACAGATTTCTTGTGAGATTCTCTTCCGTAAACAAATAAAGCACAAAAATGAATTAATGGATAATCAATCCATCAAACTTAAGAGGTGGTAGAAGATGAAGTAGATGAGATTTCTCCACCCACGACCGGCATGTATGCGTGCATCCTAGAGATGTGGAAGGACAAAGGGAAATCGGAGCAACCTATGCCACCCAATTTAGGTTGCATGGCTACTAATGATTGGGGTGATGTGGGGGCACATATGCGCTGTAAATATCAATTAATGACTTGTAATGGGGTTTGTCTGTATAAGATATATAGATTAATCTGAAACGGATAAAACACAAATAGTACTTAATTTTTATATAGTTCATCAACTTGGAAATGGTGTCCTCCATTGATAGCAATGTGCAATGGCGGAGGGTACCTGGGTGGCGGCCGGATGAGTGATGGGAGGGAGGACATAGGCAAAGCATGGCTAGCGCCCGAGTGGAGTGGCTCTGTCCAGGAAGTCCTGGGTGACGCTTTGGGTGGTATAGTGGCGATATCGGTATTTGACTACACGGATAAAGAGCAAGGGTGGAGGGACAAAGTGAGAAAATCAGGGCTCCGGGTCGGGTCTTTGGGTGGGCTGGGGGTGTCGAAGCCCTACATGGCAGAGATCctgttggtgcaatgataggccccttatgttttggagtttattgacataaacagtatgggacttatgtgtttgctagtgcacacagagtaacaggtccctgagAGATTGAGTCGTTTGATGCAAACGACGAAGATAATCTCGCTGAGTTGCAGCAAAGGTTATCACCGAAGGTGATGCTAACAAGAGTGACACCTAAAAATTGCTGAAGTTCAAGCAATTGGTTCGGTGTCTGTTCGAAGAAAATGACTGCGCTCGAGGAAGAATGAAGATGAAGTGAAGACATAGCATTTATTTCgttgttcttcttctttcattgagtcataggaccaccgtactattaagaggggtttaGCGTTTgaaactttgattctctgatgctaaacccaaatcctatgaaggttgtgagagaaatctctttgtgttctgagcaaatacttgccagcaagagaatGTGATCTTCTTCGCTGCAAGAGATTTGTCTCGgcccgaggagttagcattacttgttcctcaagtaatgttaccgttgctccaaCTCCGGCCATTGtgaacgtgtcggttggccattggctgggccgagtgtccaaaatggtcatttcctatctgtgaaggttgcggctataaatagctaCCCCACGCCGGCTTTGTCCGGCGGCTGCTCCATTTGAttgtgagaagattgttgagcaacccactctctaggcaatttgagtttaaaatccaccgggagaaaaaccctagagccgaagaattagatagtggttcatgttggggaacattgcatgtgaaacaaaaaatttcctatgctcaccaatATCAATCTAGGAGATGGACATCTaggagaggagagattgcatctacatacccatgtagatcgctaagcggaagcgttgagaaacgcggttgatgtagtcgaacatcttcgcgatccaatcgtGATCCGTCCCACGAACTCCCAATCCAAGTGCTGAACGgtcggcacctccgcgttcaacactgcactactagggaaaaccctagtagtagtgtgggtttaaagcccactagtagcgcgtgctgccgcgctactaataaggcgctacagctattacttagcagtagcgcgtgtgacacgcgctactgctaagacacatagcggcaacgcttcttctctcccgcgcagctgctaatctagctagttgcagcgtttttactatccatcgctactagtattcttttttatttttttatttttagtgtatttatacgccgttatacaaattttggtacaataccaattatgaggtttatatcattatgtccataacagtgtgtcaaatgaaggtggattaggttcaagtggaggcaatatgtggtgcatgtcaaaagtatactactaatccaaacttgatcttgtttggactagtagtacttttgatgtgaaccacatgttgcctccacttgaatctaatccgcccgcacaagctatttaatcatcatcatagtcattaccaccaatagtatttatttaatcaccatagtcatagtgtagcacataatcatcttcaaactcattctagctagctaatcaccaccaacactagatgcggtagctatctaatcaccactaacactagctaataataatcatcatagtcattaccaccaacactagctatttaattatcatagtcatagtgtagcacaccatcatcttcaaactcatttctagctagctaatcactcctgctgctctctcttaggtaaaataacataaaacatgtgtagctctcctccttcatcaagttggagcatgcagatgaacctgtctcctaatcgtgggttgtgcttctgattgttgccccctagtacttctctgcgctcctccatcacaaatttggtccagtctttcactattaagaatTCATCgctaatcctgaatgcactaaagtgcattgtatgatatcttggccgtaagctaacaatactcatggtacctttagtctcgatcccatgaggcacaacattcatcgggagtccctgttgaagaacatcgtgtggtaacatacttagcaatgaagtttagcttaaaaaataacgtatggaaaagatgcactgaggacaaatagtaaaaatcctACCATCTTtcttaaatagatgtgaccgtagttcattacgaacactattggtcgacgttttcagtactaacatttctaagtgcatgaagaaaatttgtcttggcagtatcaagatccgcaagccatgaaacataatgacttagctcctcgcagtttagttcagtcTCGAGACAGTAAGAGGTCTTGTCTACCAaacgctggacatgtttgcttgaacggaaataagctgacaatagaaattagttgtcaactatttttgaataaacaatatcaaagacataaatatggttgagaaactcacataatggtataactggaggcgtctgcacatcgacccagatgtcggtattaccttcaatatcatctttcggaagaatatcaaaggtgataaccatatcaggctcaaatgcataagtcttgcatagtgctcgccatgttttgcatccaaaataggtgtagtcgtttgcgttgtataattttgcgtggaaaatataaccatgctcggtcttgaagtaaactttctttacctccatagtatgaatCAAAcatatcttatccaatacaaaactcttgcatggcaggggatacgctagtagaatagtaaaaaaaattataagttgaagcaaatgaagcagatatcatgcttaattacgaaaaaagacttgtcattgtgaatTATTGTATCCACTTAGAaattctcgtccagcttgatgctgaagcgcctatcatcatctaggaagattccgtcacgCAGGCCGCACTCGTCTTCACAGTATTTGTAAATactgaaatccttttcgtcgtcagacatttcctatgttcatagttgaaacattaattgaaaatcaatcgacgacaactaccaggataatcaacacacaaatctgggacactcgatatttcctacatattctggcacaagtcatgccaaaattcacgggaaaattcggcatgacctttgctaaaataggacatatcgagcgcctaaaatttgtcggaacggaaatgaatcaacctCCGGCAAAACATAcaccactcggaggtgtaacctgcaaacatgaccggccacttgggcaagcacatatcctatttgagcaacacaagatatacatttcaaaatatcttataggactcaaattagcatgcattcaataagcaaaagtaaatcatctcatgcgtccgtacatcatcgaatattatcactaatacaccccgaatagtatcatacatataacatcactaatacaactaaaaccctagcgcacggcgggtatcggcgcgggcgatggacacccgcagagaaggaaccatcacaggatcatagctctagtgagatccctggagaacctgccaggtattggagaacctgtgctccaacgcaaacaagtagcgacggacgtgcgcgtcctcctcactgacacggtgacgcaccacctccgcggggtccttgagcctctggaccatcactggcccacgcgaccgccaccaaagaaggttcgggtcaacgacaggctggctcctc
This genomic window contains:
- the LOC123162312 gene encoding U-box domain-containing protein 41 isoform X2 — encoded protein: MGAARAWRWKLLPFHSRPPPPPTTPSLPATLSPVDKEEDVPREFLCPILGAPMSDPVILPSGRTYERACIQACAELSVSPPGVEGDSPASGGVVPIPNDALGAAIRTWSARSGRAPPEAPSADAAREAVLRAVPTPRPPGRSSSNLSCSSRASAASTSSSSSRSSSEITAVEQLDMACAKETKSLRVGEGEEEVGQLSVKAVGGGDEWEVESAMAALRRATRESAPRRRALCVPQLLAALRRVLLSARHSAAARADATAALANLSLEPENRVPIVRAGAVPALVEVASLGAAAPEACEHAAGALFGLALHEGNRAAIGVLGALPPLLALLTAGDQAPRARRDAGMALLHLSLAAVNQSKLARAPGAAKNLLSISSDSNEPLPIRRLALMVICNVAACAEGRTALMDAGAVATFSVILSNDAHRSELQECCVAALYDMSKGSPRFRGLARAAGADRPLILIAEQADPGVHKDMARKALRAMLGLGDINGGGLHDFSNSERNDDDSGTMASSLPIIHEPIYALDIPALPRQAHKWEPQRQGAFTSI
- the LOC123162312 gene encoding U-box domain-containing protein 41 isoform X1, translated to MGAARAWRWKLLPFHSRPPPPPTTPSLPATLSPVDKEEDVPREFLCPILGAPMSDPVILPSGRTYERACIQACAELSVSPPGVEGDSPASGGVVPIPNDALGAAIRTWSARSGRAPPEAPSADAAREAVLRAVPTPRPPGRSSSNLSCSSRASAASTSSSSSRSSSEITAVEQLDMACAKETKSLRVGEGEEEVGQLSVKAVGGGDEWEVESAMAALRRATRESAPRRRALCVPQLLAALRRVLLSARHSAAARADATAALANLSLEPENRVPIVRAGAVPALVEVASLGAAAPEACEHAAGALFGLALHEGNRAAIGVLGALPPLLALLTAGDQAPRARRDAGMALLHLSLAAVNQSKLARAPGAAKNLLSISSDSNEPLPIRRLALMVICNVAACAEGRTALMDAGAVATFSVILSNDAHRSELQECCVAALYDMSKGSPRFRGLARAAGADRPLILIAEQADPGVHKDMARKALRAMLGLGDINGGGLHDFSNSERNDDDSGTMASSLPVRRRRAASWGAPPASKLSSSHHWRSVCID